A window of the Cannabis sativa cultivar Pink pepper isolate KNU-18-1 chromosome X, ASM2916894v1, whole genome shotgun sequence genome harbors these coding sequences:
- the LOC133031873 gene encoding uncharacterized protein LOC133031873, with amino-acid sequence MYIVLFFVFVNYYLSFFILLVILLCFMCIVSGFFTVVVGLRLLGVRHNFVCSVFGLAIIDMANSESGSDSGAENECPTTIPTRGPTQMNEISKLMDQGKRVALEVNDKGQYCGKSYAKLVSTLGVRCRQTIGLAYKNWKEVNQTLKNKVWKDIQTGFIVPDTFKHDCLILAGKLMKDFKNRMTKDIIMPALKENDLGRLAQVPEKHPEIDAADWCKFVESRLTPEFLELSKVQRERSSKIQSRHRSGRSGMVNVREAVKKDLEVADPPRHRVWIKSRTKSRKLVTDYDKEIAEKIVSIY; translated from the exons atgtatattgttttattttttgtttttgtaaattattatttgagtttttttattttattagtaatattattgtgttttatgtgtatagtgtcgggattttttacggtggtcgtcggattgcggttattag gggttcggcataattttgtgtgtagcgtatttgggcttgcaattatag acatggcgaactcagaatcaggatctgattcgggagcagaaaatgagtgtccaaccacaatacctacacgagggccgacgcaaatgaatgaaatatccaaactaatggatcagggcaaaagagtggccctcgaagttaatgataaaggtcaatactgtggaaaaagctacgcgaagctcgtatccactctgggagtcagatgtcggcagacaatagggttggcttataaaaattggaaagaagtcaaccagactctgaaaaataaagtttggaaagacattcag acggggttcattgtgccggacaccttcaaacatgattgtctcatcctagctgggaagttaatgaaagacttcaagaataggatgacaaaagacatcataatgcccgcgttgaaagagaatgatctgggacgactggcacaagtccctgaaaagcacccggagatcgacgctgctgattggtgcaaatttgttgaaagtagactaactcctgaatttctg gaattgagtaaggtgcaacgtgaacgttcctcaaaaattcaatccagacatcgaagtggtcggagtggaatggtgaacgtacgggaagctgtg aaaaaggacctcgaagttgcagatcctccccgccaccgtgtttggattaaatctcgcaccaagagtagaaaacttgtcactgattacgacaaggaaattgccgagaaaatagtaagtatatattaa